The genomic stretch CTGGCCTTCCTGGAGGAGGTCATGGACCTGCGCGAGTCGCTGGACACCGCCATGGCGAAGAAGGACCTGGGCCGCGCCCGGGCCATGGCGGACGACGTGGAGGCCCGGAAGAAGGCGGCCCTCACCGAGGCGGCGGAGTCGCTTCGCACCCTGGAGGCCGACGCGCCAGGGGCCGGCGGGCAGGAACTGGTGAGAAAGGCATCGCACGCGCTGGGGCGGGTGCGCTACTTCACGCGCTTCCTCGAGCAGGTGGACGCGTTCGAGGAGGAGATTCAGGCGTGAGCAAGAACGGCTACCTTCAGATTCACGACCCGCTGAAGCCCAAGGGGCAGGCGGTGGGCATCGACCTGGGCACGACGAACTCGCTGGTGGCGGCGGTGGTGAAGGACCAGCCCGTCTGCGTCCCAGTGGACGAGGGCGACGCGCTGTTCCTCCCCTCCGTGGTGCACTACGCAAAGGACGGCGGCGTGGTGGTAGGCGCCCGGGCCCGGAAGCTGGCGTCCGAGCACCCCACCGACACCATCGCCTCCGTGAAGCGCTTCATGGGGCGCAGCCCGGACGACGCGGAGACGCGGAAGCTGGGGCACTACAAGTTCGCGCCCGGCGCCAAGGTGGTGCGCTTCGACGTGGCGGGCGGCACGCCGGTCACGCCCATCGAAGTCTCCGGTGAGGTGCTGCGCGCCCTCAAGCGCCGCGCGGAGGCCCACTTCTCCACCAAGGTGGAGCAGGCCGTCATCACCGTGCCCGCCTACTTCGACGACGCCCAGCGGCAGGCCACCAAGGACGCCGGCCGGCTGGCCGGTCTTGAAGTGCTGCGGCTGCTCAACGAGCCCACCGCCGCCGCGCTGGCCTACGGCCTGGACAAGGGCAGCCAGGGCACCTTCGCCGTCTACGATTTGGGCGGCGGCACCTTCGACATCTCCATCCTCAAGCTGGTGGACGGGGTGTTCGAGGTGAAGTCCACCGGCGGCGACTCCGCGCTGGGTGGCGATGACTTCGACCGGGCGATTGCTCAGCGTGTACTGGAGACGCTGGGCGCGTCCGAGGCGCCGGCTCCCGCCTTGGTGGCGGAGGTGCTGGCGGCCTCGCGCAAGGCCAAGGAAGCGCTCACCGACGCTTCGTCGGTGGAGTTCACCGCGGGTGGGCAGACGCACTCGGTGAAGCGCGAGGACTTCGACGCCTGGGTTCAGCCCTACGTGCAGAAGACGGGCACGGTGTGCCGGCGGGCGATGAAGGACGCGGGCGTCACGGCCGGGGAGCTGGACGGCGTCATCCTGGTCGGCGGCGCCACGCGCGTGCCAGCGGTGCGCCGCTACGTGGCGGAGCTGTTCGGCCGCGAGCCGCTGGGCGACATCGACCCGGACCAGGTGGTGGCGCTGGGCGCGGCGGTGCTGGCCAACCTGCTCACCACGGCGGACCGTCAGGACGACGTGCTGTTGCTGGACGTGATTCCCCTCTCCCTGGGCCTGGAGACGATGGGCGGCATCGTGGAGAAGCTGATTCAGCGCAACTCCACCATCCCCACCACCGCGGGCCAGGTGTTCACCACCTTCAAGGACGGGCAGACGGGCCTGGACGTCCACGTGCTCCAGGGCGAGCGCGAGCTGGTGGAGGACAACCGCAGCCTGGCGCGCTTCACCCTGTCCGGCATTCCGCCCCTGGCCGCGGGCATGGCCCGGGTGGAGGTCCGCTTCCAGGTGGACGCGGACGGCATCCTCTCCGTCAGCGCCCAGGAGCAGAGCACCGGCGTCAGCCAGTCGATTACGGTGAAGCCCAGCCACGGCCTCACGGATGAGGAGATCGAGCAGATGCTGCTCGACTCCATCGACTACGCCGAGGACGACATCCAGGCCCGGCAGGTCCGTGAGCAGCGGGTGGACGCCGAGCGCGTCCTGGCCGAGGCGGACCGGCAGTTGGGCGAGCACGGCTCGCTGCTCCAGGAGGGGGAGCGCGCCGTCATCGATTCCGCCATCGCCCGCGTGCGCGAGCTGATGAAGGGCGAGGACCACCTGAAGCTGAA from Myxococcus xanthus encodes the following:
- the hscB gene encoding Fe-S protein assembly co-chaperone HscB; this translates as MRTHFDVFGLKRAYDVDVPALEKQYRELSLQLHPDRVAQASARERLQALEGTTALNEAFKTLKDPVRRAFYLLKLHGIDLDREDAGAQKDMPLAFLEEVMDLRESLDTAMAKKDLGRARAMADDVEARKKAALTEAAESLRTLEADAPGAGGQELVRKASHALGRVRYFTRFLEQVDAFEEEIQA
- the hscA gene encoding Fe-S protein assembly chaperone HscA — its product is MSKNGYLQIHDPLKPKGQAVGIDLGTTNSLVAAVVKDQPVCVPVDEGDALFLPSVVHYAKDGGVVVGARARKLASEHPTDTIASVKRFMGRSPDDAETRKLGHYKFAPGAKVVRFDVAGGTPVTPIEVSGEVLRALKRRAEAHFSTKVEQAVITVPAYFDDAQRQATKDAGRLAGLEVLRLLNEPTAAALAYGLDKGSQGTFAVYDLGGGTFDISILKLVDGVFEVKSTGGDSALGGDDFDRAIAQRVLETLGASEAPAPALVAEVLAASRKAKEALTDASSVEFTAGGQTHSVKREDFDAWVQPYVQKTGTVCRRAMKDAGVTAGELDGVILVGGATRVPAVRRYVAELFGREPLGDIDPDQVVALGAAVLANLLTTADRQDDVLLLDVIPLSLGLETMGGIVEKLIQRNSTIPTTAGQVFTTFKDGQTGLDVHVLQGERELVEDNRSLARFTLSGIPPLAAGMARVEVRFQVDADGILSVSAQEQSTGVSQSITVKPSHGLTDEEIEQMLLDSIDYAEDDIQARQVREQRVDAERVLAEADRQLGEHGSLLQEGERAVIDSAIARVRELMKGEDHLKLKEAVHALDEASRPFIERVMNQAITQVVAGHSVEDY